In Plectropomus leopardus isolate mb unplaced genomic scaffold, YSFRI_Pleo_2.0 unplaced_scaffold59288, whole genome shotgun sequence, one DNA window encodes the following:
- the LOC121939769 gene encoding histidine-rich glycoprotein-like, whose amino-acid sequence SPNNHHHNHHSPNNYHHNHHSPDYHHNHHSPNDYHHNHHSPNDYHRYNHHSRNDHRYNHHSPNDHRYNHFPPNDHHYNHHSPNNHHTNYNHYSPNYHYHSPNDHHYNHH is encoded by the coding sequence caccatTCCCCCAACAACTACCACCACAACCACCATTCCCCCGACTACCACCACAACCACCATTCCCCCAACGACTACCACCACAACCACCATTCCCCCAACGACTACCACCGCTACAACCACCATTCCCGCAACGACCACCGCTACAACCACCATTCCCCCAACGACCACCGCTACAACCACTTTCCCCCCAACGACCACCACTACAACCACCATTCCCCCAACAACCACCACACTAACTACAACCACTATTCCCCCAACTACCACTACCATTCCCCCAACGACCACCACTACAACCACCATT